The following are encoded in a window of uncultured Pseudomonas sp. genomic DNA:
- the dcd gene encoding dCTP deaminase has protein sequence MSIKSDKWIRRMAQEHGMIEPFVERQVRVEGAQPLISYGVSSYGYDVRCADEFKVFTNINSATVDPKNFDEKSFVDVKSDVCIIPPNSFALARTVEFFRIPRDVLTICLGKSTYARCGIIVNVTPLEPEWEGHVTLEFSNTTTLPAKIYANEGVAQMLFLQSDEPCEVSYKDRGGKYQGQRGVTLPRA, from the coding sequence ATGAGCATTAAATCGGATAAGTGGATTCGCCGCATGGCTCAAGAGCACGGCATGATCGAGCCTTTCGTCGAGCGCCAGGTTCGGGTTGAGGGCGCGCAGCCACTGATTTCCTACGGCGTCTCCAGTTACGGTTACGACGTCCGTTGCGCGGATGAATTTAAGGTGTTCACCAACATCAACTCGGCGACTGTCGACCCGAAGAACTTCGATGAGAAGAGCTTTGTCGATGTGAAAAGCGATGTGTGCATCATCCCGCCGAACTCCTTCGCCCTGGCGCGAACGGTTGAGTTCTTTCGCATTCCCCGTGATGTGCTGACTATCTGCCTGGGCAAGAGCACGTATGCGCGCTGCGGCATCATCGTCAACGTCACCCCGCTCGAACCCGAGTGGGAAGGCCATGTGACCCTGGAGTTTTCCAACACCACTACCTTGCCGGCGAAGATCTACGCCAACGAGGGTGTGGCGCAGATGCTGTTCCTGCAGTCGGATGAGCCTTGTGAGGTGTCCTACAAGGATCGTGGCGGTAAGTATCAAGGCCAGCGTGGCGTGACCTTGCCGCGTGCATAA
- a CDS encoding cold-shock protein, with translation MSNRQNGTVKWFNDEKGYGFITPQSGDDLFVHFKAIQSDGFKSLKEGQAVTFVATRGQKGMQAEEVQVV, from the coding sequence ATGTCGAATCGTCAAAATGGCACCGTTAAGTGGTTCAACGATGAGAAAGGCTACGGCTTCATCACCCCTCAGTCCGGTGACGACCTGTTCGTACACTTCAAAGCTATCCAGAGCGATGGCTTCAAGAGCCTGAAAGAAGGCCAGGCAGTGACTTTCGTCGCTACCCGTGGTCAGAAAGGCATGCAGGCTGAGGAAGTTCAGGTTGTATAA
- the apbC gene encoding iron-sulfur cluster carrier protein ApbC has translation MSVVTRAAVEAALSQYTDPHLNQDPVSAGCLREVDIQGGQVKVRLQLGYAAGLFKTGWAQMLQMALENLEGVERAQVQVDCVVEAHKAQDQVPALSNVKNVIAVASGKGGVGKSTTAANLALALAREGAKVGILDADIYGPSQGIMFGIPEGTRPQVKDQKWFVPLKAHGVEVMSMAFLTDENTPVVWRGPMVSGALMQLITQTAWNDLDYLVVDMPPGTGDIQLTLAQKVPVAGAVIVTTPQDLALLDAKKGVEMFRKVNIPVLGVVENMAVHICSSCGHAEHLFGEGGGEKLAAQFGVDLLASLPLSMAIRMQSDGGKPTAVADPESQIAMIYQETARNVGARIAQGAGQQAMPNIVISED, from the coding sequence ATGAGTGTCGTAACCCGCGCAGCGGTTGAAGCCGCGTTGTCCCAATACACCGATCCGCACCTGAATCAGGACCCGGTCAGCGCCGGCTGCCTGCGTGAGGTGGATATTCAGGGTGGCCAGGTCAAGGTGCGTCTGCAGCTGGGCTATGCCGCCGGGTTGTTCAAGACCGGCTGGGCGCAAATGCTGCAGATGGCCCTGGAAAACCTCGAAGGTGTCGAGCGTGCGCAGGTGCAGGTCGATTGCGTGGTCGAGGCGCACAAGGCGCAGGATCAGGTGCCGGCGCTGAGCAATGTGAAAAACGTGATTGCCGTGGCGTCCGGTAAGGGTGGCGTCGGTAAATCCACCACTGCGGCCAACTTGGCACTGGCGCTGGCGCGTGAAGGTGCCAAGGTCGGCATTCTGGATGCCGATATCTATGGGCCGAGCCAGGGCATCATGTTCGGTATCCCTGAAGGCACGCGGCCACAGGTGAAGGATCAAAAGTGGTTTGTGCCGCTCAAGGCGCATGGTGTGGAGGTGATGTCGATGGCCTTTCTCACCGATGAAAACACCCCGGTGGTCTGGCGCGGACCGATGGTCTCTGGTGCGCTGATGCAGCTGATCACCCAGACCGCCTGGAATGATTTGGATTATTTGGTGGTGGATATGCCGCCTGGTACGGGCGATATCCAGCTGACCTTGGCGCAGAAAGTGCCAGTGGCCGGTGCAGTGATCGTCACCACACCGCAGGATCTGGCCTTGCTGGATGCCAAGAAGGGTGTGGAAATGTTCCGCAAGGTGAATATTCCGGTGCTGGGCGTGGTGGAGAATATGGCCGTGCATATCTGCTCGAGCTGTGGGCATGCTGAGCATCTGTTCGGTGAGGGTGGTGGCGAGAAGCTGGCTGCGCAGTTTGGTGTCGATTTGCTGGCATCACTGCCACTGTCGATGGCCATTCGCATGCAGTCCGATGGCGGCAAGCCGACCGCTGTGGCAGATCCGGAAAGCCAGATTGCGATGATCTACCAGGAAACGGCACGTAATGTCGGTGCGCGTATCGCTCAGGGTGCCGGCCAGCAGGCAATGCCGAACATCGTCATCAGCGAAGATTGA